From the Syngnathus typhle isolate RoL2023-S1 ecotype Sweden linkage group LG22, RoL_Styp_1.0, whole genome shotgun sequence genome, the window AAGGCCATTATTGTAGAAAAATGTGTTGAgctattttataataataataataataataataaattctaTTTATAACGCACTATATATTTGGAGggatctcaaagtgctacatagCAAGTAAAATCAAGAAAATAAAgcaaggacaagtataaaacaacaacaacattttatatttattttgttaacatTACAGAGCTGATAAAAATGGGGTGGACCTTTTATAAAtaagtatgtttttgtttgctttgggtCATATGTGGTAAATGGAGTGCAGTTCCATGGCGCTTTATCTAGATgaccaaaataaaaatcaaattaaagatACCATTCATCAAATAAAAATTTGCTTGACCTTTAAATATGGAGTAGGCATAAATAACTATTTGTAAAGACCTCGAGCAAAAAGAACGCCAGGCACTATCATTAGAATACTTTTTATTTGTAAGGATTTTTGTTTCCTTAGGGAGGCTGTGCCAAAAATATCACAGGGAGGCtgtaaaagaacagaaaaattCTTTCCAAATTCCCCAAATTATTTTTGGCCTGGCACCTTATTTCAGAAGGGGTCAGTGCccccgtgcccccccccccccccttctagcTCTGCCTGTGATTATAATTAGTTTGTAAAAACTGTTCTTATAATGGATCTCATTCAACCATCTAAGTGCAGCTAGTGAAGTTAACTATAATAAATCAGCCTTAACATATTTTCTCTAATGTCTGTTGACAGCAAGCAACCCTGAAATAACAAATGAAGATGACAAAGAAGCGGGAGAAATGATCTCCAAGTCAAATCATCCTAACTATCATAAACCTGGAATATGCGAAGAGACGCTTGAGGAAATGAaggaagaggatgaggaagagCAGAACGTGAAGGTGGAGTGGCCAGCAGGAGTTCCGCAGGCATCAGACACAGACCTGGCAAAACTTTACTATGTAGATGGGGTAGGAAAGATCACTGTCTGTTCTTCTCGCCATTCCTTTACTCATGCGTGGAATTACTCCTGCACATCACAGCCCGCAGCAGTAAAGCGTTTGCTGGGGGCACTCCCTTTGTGACATCATACTCGATTTAATTTCTCGAGGAAATCGGCTCTTTCGAATGAGCACTTGCACTTCAGGCTGTACACGGTGTTGTTATATAACCCACTGGAGCTTTGGCTGGGTGGAGCCATGCTGAATTACAACTGAACACTCTTTCAAAGAACCACATTCTAAAACAGGTTCTTTGCTGTGGGATAAATCCTACGCTTTATTCTGAAATATTTAACCCTAACCAAAAGGTTTTATGAGTTTGTATGAGGAGTAGAATTGGCTTTTGGTTGAGGTCAGCGGATAATGCAGgtagacacttttttttttgtcggtgTTGAGTATCAAAGCCCTCCTGAATGTCACTTTTACTTCCCCCTAATGACAAAAAGTCTAACTACATGTACACGATGATGATTATGAAATTAATCATTTGAATATGTAGCTTAGAAAATTGGAAGTGTAgttaaatcacaaaaaaatgtaAGTAAATGGAGTGCAGTCAGAGCATTTGATATATTTTCATTTAATCTTTAAAATTGGGAataaattcatattttattttttatttgataggTTAGCTGCTGCAGTCGATgtttgaatgtaaacaaacaagtgCAAGAAAACATTTCCAGTAATTTGATTATCTTGTTTTATGTTTCAAATTTAGAGTCTGTCCTCCGATGGTTTGGTTTCTATTCTGAAGAGGAGGAGAGCATCCCTGGATGGACTGCCACCCCCTGGCAACATAGACAACAAGATGAACTCCAAACGCAAAGTTCGCTTTATTGAGCCGCAAGATGGCATGGACCAAGGTTGGATTCTGAAACGCATCAAGTTAAATCAAATAGtagactttttttaatttcagcgGAAGAAGTGGAATGTTATGTTACGGCCAAGTCAGTCACCTGCCCTTAATCCGattgcatttcaaaatattttttataaagaaATGTTTTTGGGTGACTGTAACAGATGAATGAAATTAATTTGAATGGATACTAGCAATATTGATTTATTTGACAGTAGAAGTTGAATTACAATTAATCGAATGAAATTCGGACAACATCTTGCTTTACATCTGCTTTACATGTCTTCACTGCAGATGAAGTGGGTGGAGACTCCTGCTTGATCCTGCTTCTGCTGTGTCTCGTTACCGTGGTGATCAGCGTAGGTGGGACGGCGCTCTACTGCTCCTTGGTGGACAAGTCGTCCAACATTTGCACCGACTTCACTCTGAACATGGACTTCTACGTGACCAACGTGTGGAGTTTCTTCCAAGGTTTCCGACATTGGCTGCCTCACGGAACATAAGAGCCATCGTGTGAAGTCTGAAATAGTTCTGGGTCAAAGTCACAGACAGGATGACATCTGGGATTTTAGCATGACTTGGAAATTGAGTTTTAATCTCCAAGAAAGACcaaaatataaaatgttttaaGTCAGAAGATGATAGTCAACGTTTACTTGTGTGGATCGTTTATCCTAGACAAAATCTTTACCTCAGAAGGGTTCTTGCTACTTTCACTTGTGTCCATATTTTAACATAAATACTCGTTACCCTCATTTGTATCagtttgtggcttttttttagTCTGATGTTCCAATTATTCATGACTTTCCATTATGATTGCAGCTGCATTGATCCATGGAATTTATCATTTGtactgtgtttttttaaacaatctgTAATATTTGTTTAGAAGccatttattttaaatctatcCATCCACACATTCACCAAAACCGTTAAGCTGGAGTCAAGTGGCGGCTTCAACAGGAAAGCCCAGTCCCCAGTCAATTCTTCCTACTGTTTTTTTAGGGACCCCAAGGCATTCCCACGCCAGTCGAGAGACTGTCATGTCCTAGGTCGTCCCCAGGGCCTCCTTCCGGTTGGACATGCAAGCATCCTAATAAAATGCACGAGCCACACCCATCTGGCTCCGCTCAATATGGAGGAGCAATGGCTCGACTCTGAATCCTTTGTGGGTGACCCAACTTCCCACACTATCCCTGAAGGAGAGCCCAGGCACCCTGCAGAGGAAACCTAATTTCTGCCCCTTGTATTCAGGATGTTTATCTGATGCACTAATGCCCCAACTGTTTTACATTCAAAATCAGATTTAATAGAAAATAGAGTGGGTATTTTTGGTATCTCAACATTTACAGTAGTATGGTTAGGAAAAAGTTTGGAATAATGTTAACTATTCATACTCCTTTTATATTGAAACAGATTTTTTGGGGGTATTGGTAAAATTAATATGAGCTAAAAATGTGTAACACTGAGGTTCAATATAATATTGATAAAAAAAgggaataaataaatcagctcattaattatttttctaTGTGTTTTTGTGAATGGATGATTGAGAGAATTTGAACTATGGGCACTTGTTCTGTttccagcttcagtccattGACACATCCAATATGGCGGACGTGATAACGTTAAGCAGAAAGTAACCAACAAAGTATTTGGTGAATGAAATGCTTTGAAtgcattatatttatttatttctataagTTAAGGAAATTATGAAGAAGGTTTTCTGGAGGTCAAAACGTGATGTGATAAACGAAATAACGAAACCACAATTATATATCGGAATAAACTGTCTTCATTCTAGGCCGGAAATGGGAAAATCCGTGTGGGATAATTCCGGCTCCATTCGAGGAAGGTCGGAACTTTCCTCGAATGGAGCATATCCATATTTAACGTCTCGGACTGCAACGGCATGGTGAGGTTGGTTACTataattagtaaaatatttttaagcaCATTTATTTCACTAGTATGTGGTGTTTTCACCATAGTTATTAAAAAATCACGGCCGGAAGTAACATTACCCGGACTGActttgcacacgcacacaatggaGGCGGTGACATCTAGCAGACCTTACCACATCGTAGTTTTTGGTGCTTCAGGCTTCACTGGCAAGTTTGTAGTGGAAGAAGTCGCTCGCTACGCCGCCGACAGCACCCCAGACAACCGTCTAAAATGGGCCGTGGCCGGCAGAAGCGGACAGCGTCTCAAGGGGATGCTCGAGCAGGTCGCCAACAGGCTAGGTGGGTATACACACAGAGGTTCGTAACCAAAATAatcaaaactgaaaaaaaagtatttttacttTACAACAATATGACTCAAGTAAAAGTAGAAAGCTGTCctttaaataatattttgagTGTAAGTATGCAGTGACAAACTACTCAAGTAAATTTCCATAAACAATATGTAAATAGATTTCAGTGCAGAAGGAAATTCGATAACAATGCTCATGTTTATCTCTACAATAAATATATCTTCATTTTCAGCCATGCCCGAGTTGAGCACAGACGTTGACATCATCATAGCAGATGTGTCCAGCAAAGAATCTCTGGCCGTCATGTGCCAACAGGCTCTGGTTATTCTCAACTGTGTGGGCCCGGTAAGTATTAAAAACTGCTGTTGTTGAGAAATGAATCAAAACAAACTGTTGAAATTTGGATTAATGCACTAATGTTGTCTGTGTCATTGTTTCAGTACAGGTTTTATGGCGAGCCGGTGGTCGCTGCATGCGTGGAGAATGGAGCTCACTACATTGACATCTGTGGAGAGCCTCAGGTAAACGGAACATTTATTTGTCTAATTATGTGAACACAGAGAGGCCAACActcacacgaaaaaaaaaaaaaaatgtctctgtAGTTTCTGGAGCGCATGCAGTTGGAGTACCACAGTAAGGCCTTGGACAAAGGGGTGTATGTAATTGGTAGCTGCGGCTTTGACTCCATACCAGCAGACTTGGGAATTCTTTATACTCAGAGCCACTTTAAAGGTTAGACtgtttttatgacatttttggtACAGTGGACCCACAGAAGTCCCATAAGTGCAaaaataattaccgtatttaccggactataaggcgcaccttcaatgaatggcccattttaaaactttgtccttatataaggcacaccagactataaggcataccattaatgcatcatgtcagattttgaatccaaatcaaatcattctccattttatctttttgattttaacttccgacgcaacaaatgactttataatcacaaaataataatccatagtctttttgattcatgattcagtcttcagcgggccacttatgattgatttcatgacacaatgcttcgggtcagtttaaatttaggaatttggtccatatataaggcgcaccggactataaggcgcactgtttttaggggcgccttatagtccggaaaatacggtaatacaagTAACTCTTGTTTGGCAAGATTGATGATgcaaaatgaattattattgtttattgaATTATTGTTTACTGTCTTGATTTAAGGGACGCTGACAGCAGTGGAGAGCTTCCTAACAATAAGCAGTGGGCCTGAGGTAATCTTCATTAAATTGTCCTCAATagtcaaggaaaaaatgcatttgCTTGAAGTATAGTGGAATAGCTTTGCCTCGCATCTTTAAGCAGTGTATAAAAGGTCaaaactttttcaaatttccaAGCACCAATATAGAGCAATAGATCTGTCCATTAAATCTTTGAGGATAGAAATGTTGTCCAAATAGAAAAAGAGCAGCTCACTACAGTGCCGTTTACCTTTTCAGGGCTCATGCGGTCACGATGCCACTTGGCAGTCGGCTGTGCACGGCTTTGCGGATAGTAGCTCCCTTCGCCGGCTGAGGAGGAAGTTTGGCCACAAGCCGCTTCCTGTCGTAGGAACCAAAGTTCGCCAGAGGTAAGGGATATGCTTAAGCGTGATTACAAAAGGACTGACGTGTTTACTTCAAGGTTTCATGTATAACACCAGACATGTTTGCTGTATGACATGTGTTTAGGAATGAGTACACTAatcctgtgtgtgtctgtgtgtgtatagaGGTTTTGTGTTTTATAGCAAAGAGATAACGCAGTACGCCATCCCTTTTATGGGTTCGGACCCGTCTGTAGTGAAGAGAACACAGCGTTTCCTTTACCAGGAGGAATGTCGGTCACCTGTAAGTATTCTCATCCATGATTTTTGATGGCTAGAATTTGCAAACCTGGAATACGTGAACAAGAGTGATCATGATTGAGGAATAGAAATACGGTAGCCATTTGCACGCCACATAAATTGTGCAATATTGTGATCGTATGCAATGATATCCCTTTTCTGAGACTGTTTGCCAAATGTTGTCATTACCCCAACCGCCCTGGGAATGTTTCTCATCATATTGTTGATTATGCGCGCTAAGCCAGAGGGTCAGAAATGAGATTTCCTTCTAATCAATAATTTGGCGTGCCTTACATGAGGCAGCAAATAAGCGACATGTTATGAAGAAGCTTGCGCTTGAACGTGCCTTGGGTATTGCTgcattttccagcatcagcattgATATGAtggaaaaagaataaataaagaatactcacttttttttattcatgtgaaCACTGAAGACATTAAAGCTTTAGAAAAACTGTattgcaaaggatatttatttgATAATTGAGTAATCTGTCACTTACTTTTTTGATGAACGGGGTTcaagaaacatttttaatttgcatcgttttattaaaaacagaacATTATTTCCAACTGATGTGCAGAAAATGCACAAACTGGTCTGGTCAGTAATATCTTGGATTTTTAGTAGCTATTGGTAATGTGACTGCCTTTCATTATTTAACTGATTTTACTTGAGAGGGGCCCcaggatttttgtttttactgttaCTGGATTATTTTGGTTTAGCATCTACCAGGCTGGAAATATGATATAAGTCACCCGGGGTGAGTCATCATCACTCTGTAGAGTGCCATGCAATCTCACAAAGAAAGTGAGTCACTGGATGGTTCGTCAAATCATTAGTGTGTATAGCGGAGATAAATCTGGACCACCCGGGAGAAAACCAGAAACCGCTTTTATATTTATTCTTCCTTCCAATCCCTCACTATCCTCCCCCCGACAGATCCAATATTGTGCATATGTCGGGATAGGTGGTTTCTGCTCCGTTGCCAAGCTCCTTTGCGGCGGACTGCTCTTCTGGGTCATGGTCAAATTCCGCCTGGGCAGGAAACTTCTCACCATGGTACAGACATCATTGCGTCATTACGTTATCACCCAGCAGGAGAATTTGTGGACCGTACTTTATGTTGATGTTTGGTGTCTTGCCTTTTTCCCAAAGTttccaagttttttttcctttggaatGTTCAGTAAGGCCGGTCCAACAATTAAACAGGTAAGACTTGAATTTATCAATGCTCCAATTAAATTAGTTTATTGATATGTATGTTAGTTAATGTAGACGCACCGAATGAAGAAAACACAAGTGTTAAGATCATAGTTGGTAGTTTGGGTTGAAAATATCGATATCATATTTGTAATATCGATTTTGAATCCGGTTGTGCAATGTAAATTGATCGAGTTGAGTCGCTTGTATTTCGTCTCATGTTGGACTCTCACCTACCAGATTGAAGACACCTGcttcaacatgacatttttcgGAGAGGGATACTCCGAGGGTACAGACCCTTCCCAGGGACCACCCAACGCCAAGATCTGCACTGAGATCATGGGAGCAGGTAGGCGTGCAGCACTCGTGTTCCTCCATTACTGGCAGGTTGTGAGTGGTATCACAAAATGGCGGAATGTTTGGTGGCGGGTTTGGATCTCACTCGTTATTTGATGATTCAAAACCATTTTTGTTTGCACTTGCGTCTGATTGTCTCAGcattcattgatttcatttttttagaaCCTGGTTATGTGGCCACAGTGATTGCTATGGTACAGGCAGCAGTAACAGTGTTGAAAGAAAAATACTCCCTTCCCAGAAGGTCAGTTATAGCTCCTCCACACTACGTTATCTCGTCTTCTGAAAAATACCCCTCTGATGTCTTCTCCGCAATTTTTGTCTCCGACTCAACAGGGGAGGAGTGTACACACCAGGAAGCGCCTTCCACAAAACCAGTCTCATTGACCGCCTTCATAATCATGGTTTCAAGTTCTCTGTGAGACACTACGAAGAAGCCACGAAAGCTTAAGCCCCTTCGTTGTTTGTGAGTGTTCCACTTGATCTGTTGCGGAGTGCATTGGAGCTGTAAATGATAATCTTAGAAGTGACACAAAGGGACTACTGGAGACATGTTgcctttgcagtttttttttttttccaatcactTTACGTTGAACTATAAAACTGGCAATTAAAAACAAGATTTCaatcaaaggaaaaaaatggagaaggAAAAACCCAACAGAGATCAGCAACCAGGTTCTAAATTGCTTCACTGTAGGGATTTCTCTATCGTTGTTTTGAGATAGTTTAGTTAACTGTGGAACATTTTGCAATTACGCtggaaaagaataaataataatctaaTCAACAAATATATACGTACCATTGTTACGCATGACTGAAAATATCTATAATGTTGTAATTTCAACAATGGAAAAGCATTTGGagattagaataaaaaaaataacaaatatatattacgagtttatttatttgcagAATTTAAAAGGGCTACTTCTCTAACCATGTTTTGGTCAAAAGGAAGTTAAAAAAAGTTTTGGATTatagtgtaaaaaaaattaatattgatataaatgtatattataaTCGATTTCCATAGAAAATATCACACAATagccacatttgtgtttatttttgaagTGGAAAATGCTTTTGGTTGTAGTTCACCTTCACTGCCAGGAAGTGTCAGCATTTCACCGTCTTCCCCCAATGATGGAACAATGACCCTTCACATCCTGTCTTGACAGTAGAGGTCATTTCATGCCTCTGAGGATGCAGAAGCGGTATGTAGAGTGACAGCCGGTCACCTCGGAATCCCTCTTGAGATTTTCACTTTCATTCGGCCGAGGCCGCCATCATTAGGAGGAAACACTGGCAAGTCACCCTGTGAGCCATTTCCCCGTCACATCTGCTTCCCATCCCCCCCAAGTGTCACCACCACTCCAATAAACAATCCAAACTGGTTGTGAAAACAGAACATGTCAGTAGTGTAGTTCCTGCGTCACATCGCTCGTGCGATAAGCAGCTGCGGTGTTGGTGCGAGGGCGAGAAATTGCCGTGGTTCCCCAGGGCAGCCCCACCCTTACCGCCTTGCCTACAGTCCGCCATTGTGGCCGTGCTGCTTTTTGCGTGATCTTACGAGCTTCCCTCATCTGCCGACCAGCACTCTTGCAATTGCCTTTTTAAGGACGGTGTTTTGGAGAATATGAAACTCCAGCACCTCCCGATTAGAAGGCAGTAAGCACTTAATAGGAAATTAAGAAAGAAATATTTGACAATCCTTATTTTCAGTTGATTCAAGATAAACATCAAGTTTTCTTGATTGAGAGGGAGTCATGCTTACCACCACTGCTAAGTTATCCAAAGAAGCTCCTTATGATGCTAATTTTAGAATATTTTCTCCCTGGAAATTTAGAAGTCTTGTATATTCCCATATTTGTCTGTTCAGATACTGAACATTggagtgtgtgtttgcttgAGCATTCTTGAATCTTCTATTGTGCTGCTGTTTCATcgtcttgacttttttttttttgtctatgctTGTCCTCCCTCCAGTGGAATGAGGTGTTATTTTCACTCTCACACTTCATCCTCACACAAACAGCTTGATGACCTACTTGAAATCATCTTTTAGTCTCACGTCcgtaatgtatatattttttaaataagaaaaaatatttatgtaGTAGTACTGATTTTAAGAACTGAATAAAGTATCATTTAAAAGCAATAAAGACAAAGACAGGTACAAGCAGGGTTGATTACTTTTTAATCAATTCAGCTAGCTACAAAATGTCCACCACTTTACACACTGACAAGATACAGAGagggagttttatttttttttttttaatataacatGCGTTGAGGACATCAATCTCACAGTTGAATCTATTGTGTCATTCAGGTTTGGGTATTTTATCACCTTACTCTAAGGGTCATTTCGGAGATTTGGTATGCATAGCTCTAAAAGTACAGAAGCAACAAAAACCCTTTGTTTTCTTATTTTGATTCAGTGTATAGTTATCATGaacattattatttgtttttttaccaaTAACAAACCACACGGGAGAATAAACTTACAGGTCTTTTTATAAAAGTAAGGTCTCTCAGAAATATGCGCCTTTGCTTTACATTGCaaacgtttattttttatttttttctcagagCGTCCAAAACCTATGTTACAGTACACAACCAGTCCTCCTCTTTCAGCACTTTATCAACATCCTCACCACGAAACTGCATAATCGTTTAGAAAAcaggtctttttattttttattttttttgcaatacgACCACAGATCTTTGTTTTGTCACCCTCGTCTCACTTTTTTGTTCccttttgcattattttacaaCAAGATGGTCACAGTCGGTAAATATATcaagacagaaaaaaagtggcactaTTGCAAACTTGCAGGGAAGAATGGAACGATCAACTGTGTCCTAATACTGAGCATGCGTTTTTGTCAAGTCGCTACTGCCGTGTTATCATTTTTttatagatattttttttcagacAGGTTTTATTTAGAAGACTAAAATCTACCATTTTGTCATGCAGAGAACGCACAATTCACATCACTTGGAATGCAAATGCCTAATACAGCTACGGAGAATCTAGTTGCACATTGTCTAAACGGTAAACTCAGTATGATTGCAATGATGGGACAATGGACCAGCGACTTCCTTTTATGATTGTTAAGAGCTGTTTGCAATCTTCTTCAACTCTGTTAATCATGACTTGCCATCGGTCTCCCTTTTACTGTGTGGCAAAACACGAAAATAAGGAGCATCACAATAGCCTTCATGAAACCGCTTCACTTCGACAATACTGAcatactgggaaaaaaaaagaggaagaatcAGAACAAACAGCTTGTATCGcattcttatatatatatatatatatatatatatatatatatatatatatatatatatatatatatatatatatatatatatatatatatatatatatatatatatatatatatatatatatgtatgtgtctCGAGAATAAAAACTTCACAGGTGAGCCAGAGCGCCATTAACTCAGCACTATATACAACCTTTGGAAAGAATGATGTACGGAGTATAAGAAATGATCATTTTACGAGGACAATCATCTTGAAAAAGCTCGACAAACAACACACAGAACGACATTTACAATGGGGAGGTgatatgtgcatgtgtgcaaaCCGAGAAGGTCAATAGCATATTGAAAGCATGTCCGGCGTCTGATGACGTGCGGCGCCGTACACCGGGGACGGGTCATgctgggtggggggtgggggggggagcaggGTGTTTAGCCACTGCCCAGCATCTTTGTGGCCCTCTGGTTGGCCTCATCGATCCTGGTCTTGTTGGAATCAGCCTGGGTGAGTGTAAAGAGCACAGTGCGCGAATCAAGATCCATAAAGGTAGGCTTgtgagttaccgtatttttcagagcATAAGGTGCACCGGTTATAAGGTCTACTCTTATAATTATATTTAC encodes:
- the cnstb gene encoding consortin, connexin sorting protein b isoform X1, with amino-acid sequence MKEKLAEVMGNNTSEPPNGPDIAAHQDDDDISSVTGSVSRYGASSLSPELLASLQSLGENTDYTLLPHSLHQIAEACSLQEDYQLAIQVLQLEKLYHERVLFNLTVLQENWESQCKEKDAAKSLPPETDNIGQKHIETLRHICGTHLKPSLGEDRTLIDVTRQSKKEAPHQGKASNPEITNEDDKEAGEMISKSNHPNYHKPGICEETLEEMKEEDEEEQNVKVEWPAGVPQASDTDLAKLYYVDGSLSSDGLVSILKRRRASLDGLPPPGNIDNKMNSKRKVRFIEPQDGMDQDEVGGDSCLILLLLCLVTVVISVGGTALYCSLVDKSSNICTDFTLNMDFYVTNVWSFFQGFRHWLPHGT
- the cnstb gene encoding consortin, connexin sorting protein b isoform X2 gives rise to the protein MFPGSVSRYGASSLSPELLASLQSLGENTDYTLLPHSLHQIAEACSLQEDYQLAIQVLQLEKLYHERVLFNLTVLQENWESQCKEKDAAKSLPPETDNIGQKHIETLRHICGTHLKPSLGEDRTLIDVTRQSKKEAPHQGKASNPEITNEDDKEAGEMISKSNHPNYHKPGICEETLEEMKEEDEEEQNVKVEWPAGVPQASDTDLAKLYYVDGSLSSDGLVSILKRRRASLDGLPPPGNIDNKMNSKRKVRFIEPQDGMDQDEVGGDSCLILLLLCLVTVVISVGGTALYCSLVDKSSNICTDFTLNMDFYVTNVWSFFQGFRHWLPHGT
- the LOC133146505 gene encoding saccharopine dehydrogenase-like oxidoreductase isoform X1 — its product is MEAVTSSRPYHIVVFGASGFTGKFVVEEVARYAADSTPDNRLKWAVAGRSGQRLKGMLEQVANRLAMPELSTDVDIIIADVSSKESLAVMCQQALVILNCVGPYRFYGEPVVAACVENGAHYIDICGEPQFLERMQLEYHSKALDKGVYVIGSCGFDSIPADLGILYTQSHFKGTLTAVESFLTISSGPEGSCGHDATWQSAVHGFADSSSLRRLRRKFGHKPLPVVGTKVRQRGFVFYSKEITQYAIPFMGSDPSVVKRTQRFLYQEECRSPIQYCAYVGIGGFCSVAKLLCGGLLFWVMVKFRLGRKLLTMFPSFFSFGMFSKAGPTIKQIEDTCFNMTFFGEGYSEGTDPSQGPPNAKICTEIMGAEPGYVATVIAMVQAAVTVLKEKYSLPRRGGVYTPGSAFHKTSLIDRLHNHGFKFSVRHYEEATKA
- the LOC133146505 gene encoding saccharopine dehydrogenase-like oxidoreductase isoform X2, which encodes MCPAKNLWPSCANRLWLFSTVWARFYGEPVVAACVENGAHYIDICGEPQFLERMQLEYHSKALDKGVYVIGSCGFDSIPADLGILYTQSHFKGTLTAVESFLTISSGPEGSCGHDATWQSAVHGFADSSSLRRLRRKFGHKPLPVVGTKVRQRGFVFYSKEITQYAIPFMGSDPSVVKRTQRFLYQEECRSPIQYCAYVGIGGFCSVAKLLCGGLLFWVMVKFRLGRKLLTMFPSFFSFGMFSKAGPTIKQIEDTCFNMTFFGEGYSEGTDPSQGPPNAKICTEIMGAEPGYVATVIAMVQAAVTVLKEKYSLPRRGGVYTPGSAFHKTSLIDRLHNHGFKFSVRHYEEATKA